A genomic stretch from Asterias rubens chromosome 19, eAstRub1.3, whole genome shotgun sequence includes:
- the LOC117303172 gene encoding uncharacterized protein LOC117303172 has product MAELIQQVLEGARQIEMATANEMTSSGDLSSHDEMTSTNESFTKKRHSNHHVGPIDLSYEEDSQRRCKSFFKRRKTIFDKANQLTSICGASVSIKLKSQGGQVYEYSSGEFQLEGEPGVPLITVHPTPRGRPKSKKLSAEEEAGECQVISPTYEQANKKAPCAICKKKDSFMACQKAGCTFWAHARCLGFVALAPTDMSNVKFFCPKHIPSS; this is encoded by the exons ATGGCGGAGCTCATCCAGCAAGTTCTTGAAGGTGCAAGACAAATTGAG ATGGCCACAGCAAATGAGATGACTTCATCCGGTGACCTGAGCTCACATGATGAGATGACATCCACTAACGAGAGTTTTACAAAGAAGAGGCACTCCAACCACCATGTGGGTCCCATCGATCTATCGTACGAGGAGGACAGTCAGAGACGGTGTAAATCCTTCTTCAAGAGGAGGAAAACAATCTTCGACAAG GCGAATCAACTCACGTCCATCTGTGGCGCCTCCGTCAGTATCAAGCTGAAGTCGCAAGGAGGCCAAGTGTACGAGTACTCGTCGGGAGAGTTCCAACTAGAAGGAGAACCAGGCGTGCCGTTGATCACCGTCCACCCTACCCCCAGAGGTCGTCCAAAATCGAAGAAATTGTCTGCCGAGGAGGAGGCAGGTGAATGTCAGGTGATCAGCCCGACTTATGAACAAGCCAATAAGAAGGCCCCGTGTGCTATTTGCAAGAAAAAGGACTCGTTTATGGCGTGCCAGAAGGCTGGCTGTACATTTTGGGCTCACGCTCGGTGTTTGGGCTTCGTTGCGTTGGCCCCGACCGATATGTCCAACGTGAAGTTCTTCTGTCCGAAGCATATTCCGTCCAGTTAA